Proteins from one Malaya genurostris strain Urasoe2022 chromosome 2, Malgen_1.1, whole genome shotgun sequence genomic window:
- the LOC131429529 gene encoding phenoloxidase-activating factor 3-like — protein MQVQVKQLFSVVLLAVVLHRTVAKSCETEDYEDGVCVPLSKCAKFKEEREKAALTTGQRNEMNRELEKCTDAEEEGMVCCKRKPRSIIPRSFEDSKPITNEQHTVLPDQSQCGLDSADRIYHGNLTSLDQYPWLVLIKYIDNDERESFKCGGSLISKRYVLTAAHCINDAIAGVRLGEWDLETDPDCVTQQSVRRCADPVIDVGIEKIATHKNYTRRVSKGGKIDMALLRLDQDVPFGRFVAPICLPKADSEAQLAENQTMYVAGWGMTENDVKSTKKLFVDVSNVELNECRKRINAPLIKIDETMICALGADGKDACQGDSGGPLMEIRLVNGRSKRFFLMGVVSKGLTCGSSKPGFYTNVYQQINWIVSNMEA, from the exons ATGCAAGTGCAGGTCAAACAACTATTTTCAGTAGTGTTATTAGCGGTTGTTTTGCACCGTACCGTGGCCAAATCATGCGAAACCGAAGACTACGAGGACGGAGTTTGCGTTCCCTTGTCAAAGTGTGCAAAATTCAAGGAAGAACGTGAAAAGGCAGCTTTAACTACCGGCCAGCGAAATGAAATGAATCGTGAGCTAGAGAAATGTACGGACGCGGAGGAAGAAGGAATGGTCTGCTGCAAACGGAAGCCACGTTCCATAATTCCACGTTCGTTCGAGGATTCCAAACCTATCACAAACGAACAGCATACCGTTCTACCGGATCAAAGTCAGTGTGGATTGGATAGTGCCGATAGAATCTATCACGGTAACCTTACCAGCCTTGACCAGTATCCTTGGTTAGTTTTGATTAAATACATTGATAACG ATGAGAGAGAATCGTTCAAATGCGGTGGATCACTAATCAGCAAACGCTACGTTCTCACGGCTGCTCACTGCATTAACGATGCAAt AGCCGGTGTCCGCCTTGGTGAGTGGGATTTGGAAACAGATCCGGACTGTGTGACCCAGCAGTCTGTCCGTCGATGTGCGGATCCCGTGATCGATGTCGGCATTGAGAAGATTGCCACTCACAAAAACTACACTCGTCGGGTGTCCAAAGGTGGTAAAATTGATATGGCGTTACTGCGTCTGGATCAAGACGTTCCCTTCGGACGTTTCGTGGCACCGATTTGCCTTCCGAAGGCAGACTCCGAAGCACAACTCGCCGAGAATCAGACAATGTATGTGGCAGGCTGGGGTATGACTGAAAATGACGTGAAGAGCACAAAAAAGCTGTTCGTTGACGTGAGTAATGTGGAACTGAACGAATGTCGAAAGCGAATCAATGCACCGTTGATTAAAATTGATGAAACGATGATTTGTGCGTTGGGGGCGGATGGTAAGGATGCCTGCCAGGGTGATTCGGGAGGTCCTCTGATGGAGATTAGGCTAGTGAATGGCCGATCAAAGCGTTTTTTCCTAATGGGTGTGGTTAGTAAAGGATTGACGTGCGGATCATCGAAACCTGGATTCTACACGAacgtgtatcaacagattaattGGATTGTATCGAATATGGAGGCCTAG